Genomic window (Nitrospirales bacterium LBB_01):
CCGCCTGATGAGCACCTACTACCGGTATAGAGAGTGCATTTATTTCAGTGTTTCCGTGATAGTCAAATGTAGTTCCCAGATGCGTGCATTTAATGTTATTAGCAACAAAATCCTCTCCGTAAAGATACATCTGACTGTCCTTGCACACATCCTTTATCACAGATAATGCCTCAGTGCGTTGCGGCAGGACAATAACCGGCACACCTCTTTTGATTATGCCGGCCTTTTCAAACGCTATTTTTTCTATCGTGTCTCCTAGAAACTGCTTATGATCCTCTCCGATTGTTGTTATTATGGAAACAGCCGGGAGTACAACATTGGTTGAGTCAAAACGCCCTCCCATTCCGGTTTCTAAAACAGCCCAGTCACACCCCGTGCTTCTAAAATAAAGGAATGCCATAGCGGTTACAAATTCAAAGAATGTCGGCTGTATTTCTTGCCGTTCTTTGAGAGCCTCTAAAATTTCACCTGTCAGATTTACAACGTCATCCTCAGAAATCTCAGTGCCGTCAATTGTAATCCGTTCGGTAAATCTAACCATGTGGGGCGAGATAAAAAGACCTGTCTTATATCCTAAACCGGTAAGGATACTCTGCATGGCTTTTGCCGTGGTGCCCTTACCGTTGGTGCCGGCAATATGAACTGTGTTTAGAGCAGTTTCCGGGTTATCCAAAAGAGCACAAATCCACTCTATATTTTGAAGCCCTAATTTTATCCCGTACTTTTGGAGGCTGTACAGGTAATTGATGGCATTAGCGTAGTACATCAGGCACATTAGAGGTCAGAATTCGGACTATGTTGGAAAGAGTGGTCTTTAAATCACGTCTGTGGACAACCTTATCAATTAGTCCGTTTTTGAGCAGAAATTCCGCCTGTTGAAAATCCTCCGGCAATTGGCGGTTAATGGTTTGCTGGATTACTCTTGCTCCGGCAAAACCTATAAGGCTGCGCGGTTCGGCTATGATTATATCGCCAAGCATGGCAAAACTTGCGCTTACCCCTCCAAAGGTGGGATCGGTTAAGACAGTTATGTACGGTATAAGCTCTTCTTTTAAGACAGCTATCACTGAGCTTACCTTAGCCATTTGCATAAGTGAGTAAATCCCCTCCTGCATCCGCGCCCCGCCTGACGATGTAAACACAATGAGAGGTAACTTCTCAGTGATAGACCTCTCCGCTGCCCTTACAATTTTCTCTCCAACCACAGAGCCCATACTGCCGCCCATGAAGGAGAAATCCATAATGGCCAGCACCACAGGCTGACGGTTTATAGCAGCCCTGCCTGTCACTACTGCCTCTTTAAGACTGCTTTTCTTTTCACTGGCTTTTATGCGTCCCATATACGCAACCGTATCTTTAAACTCAAGCGGATCATTAGGTGTGAGGTGTGAGTCCATCTCTTCAAAGCTGTTAGTGTCTGCTGTCAGAGCTATCCTCTCTCTGGCTCCTATACGGAAATGATAGTTACACTTGGGACAGATTTTTAAGTTCTTTTCAAACTCTTTGCGGTAGATTATCTCCTTACAAAGCGTACACTTAACCCACAGTCCCTCAGGAATTTTCACCTTTCTGTGTGTCTGTGTATCTATTGGTTTTTTAAACCACGGCATCCTATATAGCCTGTCTAAGACTGATTATATAATCCGTGAGGGCTTTCTCATCATTAAGCATACCTGAAACAATAGAGCTTCCCACTATTACTCCATCAGCATGATGCGCTATCTCTTTGGCATCCTCCGGAGACTTTATACCAAACCCTACGGCTACAGGTTTACCGGAAATTCGCTTTATCTTTTCAACCATGCCCTTAAGCTCAGCCCCTATGGTAATGGTTGAACCGGTAATGCCTGTCAGGGACACGTAGTATATAAACCCGCGTGAGGCCTCTGCGACAAGCTGTATTCTGTCATCAGTAGAGGTGGGAGCAAGGAGAAATATAGTATCAAGGTTATTTTTTAACGCAAGCCCTCTAAAGCCAGGCTCCTCATCGGGCGGCAGATCGGGAATTATCACGCCATCCACGCCACACTGCACCGCATCAAGGATAAAGTGCTCCATCCCGTACTTAAACACTGGGTTAAAGTACGTCATAAGTACTATTTCAACATCTGTTTTTTCTCTAAGCCCTTTAACAAGAGCAAGCACTTTTCTAAGGTTAACTCCATTTTTAATGGCAATATCCGCAGCAGCTTGAATTGTAGGGCCATCGGCAAGAGGGTCAGAAAAAGGCACTCCCAACTCAACAATATCACACCCAAGACGAGAAAAGTTTAAAACCCACTCCTCTGTTTTTTCCAAAGAAGGGCACCCTGCCATTATGTAAGGGATAAACGCTTTTTTCCCTTCCTTTAAGATGGATTCAAATCTACGACCTATTTTTGTTGTCTGTTCCATTTTTTTCCTCAAAAATACAGGCCACACTATAGTAACAAATATTTATAAATTAATCCAGCAGTCTCCAATTAGATACAACATTACAACTATGAGCACTAAAGATGTCAACAAGATTTTTTTAAGTTTTACCCACTACAGAACTCATAAGCACTGGTTCTCTTCTCTTTAGCCTTGTACATGGCCTCGTCAGCCTTTTTGATTAACACTGCGGCTTCTGAGGCATTAAGTGGATAAATGCTGATTCCGATACTGGTTCCTACAGAGCACTCATGCCCCTCGATAAGAAAGGGTTTTGTCAGAGACTCTATGATTTTTAAGGCGACAGATGTGGGATCTTGCTTGCCGGCTATTCGTGACAGTATGATATTGAACTCATCTCCGCCCATGCGTGCCAATGTGTCTGACTTTCTAATGCAATCGTTGATGCGATGTGCCGTCTCCTTAAGAAGCATATCTCCGATGTGATGACCATAGAGGTCATTTACAGCTTTGAAGCGGTTAAGGTCAAGAAAAAGCAGTGCCAACATGTGGTTATACCGCTTGGCCTGTTCTATGAAATTATTAAGCCTGTCAAAGAAAAGCATTCTGTTTGGTAATCCGGTAAGCATATCGTGGTGAGCTATGTAATGAAGACGCTCCTCGGCCTCCTTCCTTTCCGTAATCCCTACTGCTGAGCCGATAAAGCCGTTAAACTCACTATTAATACAATGACGAGGAGTGCCTGTTTCAAGTATCCAGCGGTAAACACCATCTTTCCGTCTTAACCGGTACTCAATCTTATAAGCCTCCTTAAGCTCCAGGTGGCTTTTGTAAAACTCTTCAAATTTATCTCTATCATCATCGTGAATGTTGTTAATCCAGCTATTGCCAGATTCCTCTTCAATCGTTCGCCCAGTGTAATCAAGCCACACTTTGTTAAAATAACTGCGTTTGCCGTCAGCCTCAGACATCCATATAAAAACCGGCGCAGAGTCTGCCATCAGCATAAACCTTGTCTCAGTCTCCTTTAGGTTAGCCTCACACTCCTTACACTTACGCGCCTTTTCCTCATAATAAAACAGATTGTCCTTAAGCTCTTCAAGCTCGCGTAATAAGTCTTCTTTTGTTTTCTCCCGCTCATCCATAAGCTCCTCTATAATATGTTATAATGAAGCAGTATGTCCAGCACAAAAAAAAGCATAAGAGGAGGACTTATGGATGAAGATGTAGTCATATACGGAAAAGCCGGTTGACCTTACACTGAAAAAGCCAGGTCGGCTTACGGAGGCAATGCCATATACTTTGACGTTGTCCTTGATGAGGACAAGATGAATGAGATGCTAAAGTATTCCGGTGGAAGGAAAATTGTACCTATAATTCTGGAGGACGGCAATGTTACAGTTGGCTATGGCGGCACCTGAGGCGTTTAGATTAAAAGCAGACAGTTTGTCTGTTAACGTAAATTCTCAAATCAATACGACTCTAAACCACATCATTTAACGTGCTGTCTGAGTCTGTTTCCTGAGCTTGCATTTGCATTGCAAGTTCCTCTGATGCGGCACGAAGACGATGAAGCAGCCGTCTAATTATAAACATGAGAATATGGTAGGAGGCTTTGGGGTAGTCTTTCAGAAATTGCAGAAATTGCTCTCTGTCAAATTTCAGGAGTGTGGTCAACTCTTCACTGGTCACATTTGCCATGCGTCGTTGTGATTCAAATATTGAAGAGACGCCAAAGACGTCATTTTTGGTTATTTTGTAGAGGAAAAACTCCTTGTCAGGGTTGTCAGGCGAGTCTTTGGTTACCTTAAGCGAACCTGAAACCACAGCGTAGAAACAATCAGCCTCTTCATTCTGAGCCACTATGCGGTCATACGGGCGGCATGTGACTTTTTCGCCAATGTAAGCCAGCGTATCTAAAATATGCTCTGGAATCTCATGAAACATTTTTACACTTTTTAACATCTCACTTATATCGTGATACCGGGACTTTATATCGTGATACTTGTCAAGCTCCTTTGGCATTACCTCTTTGGTAATTTTATTTTGTAAAACAAGGATTTCACCAATAGGCGGTCTTAGCTTTTCCCTCTCTCTGGTTATCATGTCAACCTGCTCAGCGGTAAGAAAGCCTTTTCTTTGAGCGATTTCTTCAAATGAGTAGTCAGACATAGCGTGGAGGTTAAGTATCTCATACACTTCTTTCATGTTAAGGAATGATAGCCTTGTTGCCATATCAATAAAAGACGGGGTTTCTTGACTCTGACACTTAAGCGCCTCAAGCATATCTTTTTCAGATATAAGGTTTCGTCTGACTAAATATGTCCCAAAAAAAGTCTCTGTTTCCAAAATTACACTACCCCCGTGCGTGCGTTGTTGCTATTGAATTACTTTGATTATAACATAAAACGACGATAGTCATCTGAGCGTCTTATAAATTTCCTTCTTATGTCGGTAATCCCATCCGCTTTTAATCTCTTTTTCAGATTCTCAAAACTGAAAGACGGCTCATCTTTATGTTCCGCTATTATAGCAAGATCGTGGATATTCTCAAGAAGCTCCTCATAATCCTCCATCGGCAAGATTATAGCTTTTTTGATGCCGGCTTCATCTACAATAAACTGAGTATCCATTGTTCGCCTCCTAACAAATTATATCACAATTGTTAGCTATAAATCTTTTAAATTGATTCTCGGAAACTACTATAAGCTGCAATAGCTATTGATTTAAAAAAGCTCTAACACATAAAATAACTCTATATTGACTGAAACACGGG
Coding sequences:
- a CDS encoding cyclic nucleotide-binding domain-containing protein, translating into METETFFGTYLVRRNLISEKDMLEALKCQSQETPSFIDMATRLSFLNMKEVYEILNLHAMSDYSFEEIAQRKGFLTAEQVDMITREREKLRPPIGEILVLQNKITKEVMPKELDKYHDIKSRYHDISEMLKSVKMFHEIPEHILDTLAYIGEKVTCRPYDRIVAQNEEADCFYAVVSGSLKVTKDSPDNPDKEFFLYKITKNDVFGVSSIFESQRRMANVTSEELTTLLKFDREQFLQFLKDYPKASYHILMFIIRRLLHRLRAASEELAMQMQAQETDSDSTLNDVV
- a CDS encoding bifunctional folylpolyglutamate synthase/dihydrofolate synthase: MYYANAINYLYSLQKYGIKLGLQNIEWICALLDNPETALNTVHIAGTNGKGTTAKAMQSILTGLGYKTGLFISPHMVRFTERITIDGTEISEDDVVNLTGEILEALKERQEIQPTFFEFVTAMAFLYFRSTGCDWAVLETGMGGRFDSTNVVLPAVSIITTIGEDHKQFLGDTIEKIAFEKAGIIKRGVPVIVLPQRTEALSVIKDVCKDSQMYLYGEDFVANNIKCTHLGTTFDYHGNTEINALSIPVVGAHQAANVSSAVRAWELLRENGKISGSEELLRNSLKQMVWQGRSELKIIDGVQYLFDGAHNAEALTMLSETLRHVYLKSGNSDSSYDRIILIFAAMSDKDWRRMVNEIVPAGDEVIFTALSYDRAEKPESLLSEIKLKFAGKNYHVTMTVTGALKKAIALYRAGTLIVVTGSFYLLGEAKEILGEKAVLRRLSESV
- a CDS encoding tryptophan synthase subunit alpha codes for the protein MEQTTKIGRRFESILKEGKKAFIPYIMAGCPSLEKTEEWVLNFSRLGCDIVELGVPFSDPLADGPTIQAAADIAIKNGVNLRKVLALVKGLREKTDVEIVLMTYFNPVFKYGMEHFILDAVQCGVDGVIIPDLPPDEEPGFRGLALKNNLDTIFLLAPTSTDDRIQLVAEASRGFIYYVSLTGITGSTITIGAELKGMVEKIKRISGKPVAVGFGIKSPEDAKEIAHHADGVIVGSSIVSGMLNDEKALTDYIISLRQAI
- a CDS encoding acetyl-CoA carboxylase carboxyltransferase subunit beta, which gives rise to MPWFKKPIDTQTHRKVKIPEGLWVKCTLCKEIIYRKEFEKNLKICPKCNYHFRIGARERIALTADTNSFEEMDSHLTPNDPLEFKDTVAYMGRIKASEKKSSLKEAVVTGRAAINRQPVVLAIMDFSFMGGSMGSVVGEKIVRAAERSITEKLPLIVFTSSGGARMQEGIYSLMQMAKVSSVIAVLKEELIPYITVLTDPTFGGVSASFAMLGDIIIAEPRSLIGFAGARVIQQTINRQLPEDFQQAEFLLKNGLIDKVVHRRDLKTTLSNIVRILTSNVPDVLR
- a CDS encoding diguanylate cyclase, which codes for MDEREKTKEDLLRELEELKDNLFYYEEKARKCKECEANLKETETRFMLMADSAPVFIWMSEADGKRSYFNKVWLDYTGRTIEEESGNSWINNIHDDDRDKFEEFYKSHLELKEAYKIEYRLRRKDGVYRWILETGTPRHCINSEFNGFIGSAVGITERKEAEERLHYIAHHDMLTGLPNRMLFFDRLNNFIEQAKRYNHMLALLFLDLNRFKAVNDLYGHHIGDMLLKETAHRINDCIRKSDTLARMGGDEFNIILSRIAGKQDPTSVALKIIESLTKPFLIEGHECSVGTSIGISIYPLNASEAAVLIKKADEAMYKAKEKRTSAYEFCSG